A genome region from Alteripontixanthobacter maritimus includes the following:
- a CDS encoding flotillin family protein, whose protein sequence is MAGSVLAVLLIIAFVITRLYRRATKEVAFVRTGFRGEQVVMNGGALVLPVLHETMPVNMNTVRLAVERKNADALITLDRLRIDVKAEFYVRVRPDAGAIAMAAQTLGLRTMEPEALKDLVEGKFVDALRSVAAGMTMNQLHEQRADFVQKVQQVSSSDLAMNGLELESVSLTGLDQTSIEHFNANNAFDAEGLTKLTEQIELRKKARNDIEQDTRVQMETKNLEADQKSFEIGRDQEYARLEQEREVEVRRAGQTAEIAREQAERNREADAARIEAKKQVDAQQIEADRLVEEARIDQTRALEIARQEQQIAVQNKSREESQAKAQADEARASAVAAEEGVKTARETEVADRDKRIELIEAAKAAERDAIHVRVEAEAEKDAASNRAEAQRLEAQGEAEAEKLRADAARVRFEVEAAGQKAVNEAANILSNDQISLKTKLALLEVMPDLVRESAKPMEAIDSIKIVQVDGLTQNGGSGRGSGDGSNGSGSGSGNLAGDAVSAALAYRAQAPVLDGLMKELGLDGSSLSKLVEGASEAEAQATPAASRPALTQPASKSASQSGSQPEHKTDSEQQDRGSQGKQRQDSQPQDSGSKRRLPKASPDDTSSSHS, encoded by the coding sequence ATGGCCGGCTCCGTACTGGCTGTACTGCTGATTATAGCGTTCGTAATCACGCGCCTTTATCGCCGCGCGACCAAGGAAGTCGCATTCGTAAGGACAGGGTTCCGGGGCGAGCAGGTGGTGATGAATGGCGGCGCACTGGTGCTGCCGGTCCTGCATGAAACGATGCCGGTCAACATGAACACCGTGCGGCTTGCAGTGGAGCGTAAGAATGCCGACGCGCTCATCACGCTCGACCGGTTGCGGATCGACGTAAAGGCGGAATTCTACGTTCGCGTGCGGCCCGATGCAGGCGCTATTGCCATGGCCGCGCAGACGCTGGGCCTACGCACGATGGAACCCGAAGCGCTGAAGGATCTGGTCGAAGGCAAATTCGTCGATGCGCTGCGGTCGGTCGCGGCGGGCATGACCATGAACCAACTACACGAACAGCGGGCAGATTTCGTGCAGAAGGTGCAGCAGGTGTCCTCCAGCGATCTCGCCATGAACGGGCTGGAACTGGAATCGGTCTCACTGACCGGGCTCGATCAGACCAGCATCGAACATTTCAATGCCAACAACGCTTTCGATGCGGAAGGTCTGACCAAGCTGACCGAGCAGATCGAGCTGCGTAAGAAAGCGCGCAACGACATCGAACAGGACACGCGCGTCCAGATGGAAACAAAGAATCTGGAGGCGGATCAGAAAAGCTTCGAAATCGGGCGCGACCAGGAATATGCGCGGCTGGAACAGGAACGCGAGGTCGAGGTTCGCCGCGCTGGACAGACCGCCGAAATTGCGCGCGAACAGGCCGAACGCAACCGCGAGGCGGATGCCGCCCGGATCGAAGCGAAGAAGCAGGTCGACGCCCAGCAAATCGAGGCCGACCGGCTGGTGGAGGAGGCGCGCATCGACCAGACCCGCGCGCTGGAAATCGCCCGTCAGGAACAACAGATCGCGGTGCAGAACAAAAGTCGCGAGGAAAGCCAGGCCAAGGCGCAGGCCGACGAAGCTCGCGCAAGCGCGGTTGCAGCGGAAGAGGGCGTGAAGACCGCCCGCGAAACCGAAGTGGCCGATCGCGACAAGCGCATCGAGCTGATCGAGGCGGCCAAGGCGGCGGAACGCGATGCCATCCACGTGCGGGTGGAAGCCGAAGCGGAAAAGGATGCCGCTTCCAACCGCGCCGAGGCCCAGCGTCTTGAAGCGCAGGGTGAAGCGGAAGCGGAAAAACTGCGCGCCGATGCGGCCCGCGTCCGTTTCGAAGTGGAAGCCGCAGGCCAGAAGGCAGTCAACGAAGCGGCCAATATCCTGTCCAATGATCAAATCTCGCTCAAGACAAAGCTGGCGCTGCTCGAGGTGATGCCGGACCTGGTGCGTGAAAGCGCCAAGCCGATGGAAGCGATCGATTCGATCAAGATCGTACAGGTCGACGGGCTGACCCAGAATGGCGGTTCGGGCCGTGGTTCGGGGGACGGGTCGAATGGCTCCGGAAGCGGATCGGGCAATCTGGCCGGTGACGCCGTGTCGGCCGCGCTTGCCTATCGTGCACAGGCACCAGTGCTCGACGGGTTGATGAAGGAGCTGGGGCTGGACGGCTCCTCGCTTTCCAAGCTGGTCGAGGGCGCGAGCGAAGCGGAAGCGCAAGCCACTCCTGCCGCATCACGGCCCGCCCTTACCCAGCCAGCATCGAAGTCGGCGTCGCAGTCAGGGTCGCAACCGGAACATAAGACCGATAGCGAGCAGCAAGACCGCGGGTCGCAAGGTAAGCAGCGCCAGGATTCGCAACCACAGGACAGCGGTTCGAAACGCCGGTTGCCCAAAGCTTCGCCAGACGACACATCATCTTCGCACAGCTAA
- a CDS encoding SDR family NAD(P)-dependent oxidoreductase: MTDTAPNLAGNPFDFSGKTALVVGGSSGIGNTTAQAFRRAGATVHVWGTQAAASDYGDSDMEGLHYAQVNVADRASLDAASLPETLDIAMLSQGVVKYDLAEYRRDAWDEVVDVNLTSLMDCARLMHPLLAATKGSLITVSSIAGYKATATNPAYGASKAAAIALTRALALAWARDGIRVNGIAPGFVRTKMTAQQFEDEKREAQTLRTIPLRRTGEQDEIADAAMFLASSMASYMIGQTLTVDGGLTLM, from the coding sequence ATGACCGATACCGCCCCGAACCTAGCCGGCAACCCATTCGACTTTTCCGGCAAGACCGCGCTGGTGGTGGGCGGGTCGAGCGGGATCGGCAACACGACCGCGCAGGCGTTCCGCCGTGCCGGGGCAACGGTCCATGTGTGGGGCACCCAAGCAGCAGCGTCGGATTACGGCGATTCCGATATGGAAGGGCTGCATTACGCGCAGGTCAACGTGGCGGACCGCGCTTCGCTCGATGCGGCAAGCCTGCCCGAGACGCTCGATATCGCGATGCTCAGCCAAGGCGTGGTCAAATACGACCTTGCGGAATATCGCCGCGATGCGTGGGACGAGGTGGTGGATGTAAACCTCACTTCGCTGATGGATTGCGCGCGGCTGATGCATCCGCTGCTGGCCGCCACGAAGGGCTCGCTCATCACCGTCAGTTCCATCGCCGGATACAAGGCCACCGCGACCAATCCTGCCTATGGCGCTTCGAAAGCGGCCGCCATCGCGCTCACCCGGGCGCTGGCGCTGGCATGGGCGCGCGACGGCATTCGCGTAAACGGTATCGCACCGGGTTTCGTCCGCACCAAAATGACCGCGCAACAGTTCGAAGACGAGAAGCGCGAGGCCCAGACATTGCGGACCATCCCCCTGCGCCGCACTGGCGAACAGGACGAGATAGCCGACGCCGCCATGTTCCTCGCCTCGTCCATGGCCAGCTATATGATCGGACAGACCCTGACGGTGGATGGCGGGCTAA